From one Gammaproteobacteria bacterium genomic stretch:
- a CDS encoding 4Fe-4S dicluster domain-containing protein, whose protein sequence is MTASNTDVIEAYRNNFLKEVEANVEEGQWVKMCMQCGVCSGSCPLGSHWAHPPQEIFMMIRAGKREEVLTSDSMWMCTSCYNCIVRCPRGLPITHIMHGLAHYAHRLGLAPKEQPTRKFAKLFWDNLTKTGRVNELQLGLRLYFMNGPMEGIKTALKMKNIGLNMWKTKRMNPMEFFGGHKCKDADKLQAILKKAREIELAKAKQV, encoded by the coding sequence ATGACTGCATCGAATACTGACGTCATCGAAGCGTACAGAAACAATTTTCTTAAAGAAGTGGAAGCCAATGTAGAGGAAGGCCAGTGGGTGAAAATGTGCATGCAATGTGGCGTGTGCTCCGGCTCCTGTCCTCTTGGCTCCCATTGGGCGCATCCGCCGCAGGAAATCTTTATGATGATCCGAGCCGGTAAGCGCGAAGAGGTATTAACTTCCGACTCCATGTGGATGTGTACCTCGTGTTACAACTGCATCGTGCGTTGTCCGCGGGGCCTGCCGATTACTCATATCATGCACGGCCTGGCGCACTATGCTCATCGTTTGGGTTTGGCGCCGAAGGAACAACCCACGCGTAAATTCGCCAAATTGTTCTGGGACAATCTCACCAAGACCGGACGGGTTAATGAGTTGCAATTGGGTTTGAGGCTGTATTTCATGAACGGCCCAATGGAAGGGATCAAGACGGCGTTGAAAATGAAAAACATCGGCTTGAATATGTGGAAAACCAAACGCATGAATCCCATGGAGTTTTTCGGTGGCCATAAATGCAAAGACGCCGACAAACTACAGGCAATTTTGAAAAAAGCCCGTGAAATTGAACTGGCTAAAGCCAAACAAGTTTGA
- a CDS encoding CoB--CoM heterodisulfide reductase iron-sulfur subunit B family protein, giving the protein MAKKEYSFYPGCSSQKGASSSNYDTSIKTMCDVLDIQLNEIQDWNCCSASIGYGEGGELPRLALSARNLALSEQQNAGQDIVATCAACWLATRETRERLLEDEHLMKETNEALAAGGLNVAASQNVRHMVEVLIEDFGYEQLGSKVTNPLEGLKIAGYVGCQTNRPFGIDGESYENPMYLDKLVETMGAEPLSKYEKKVQCCGGALAFSEPEKSQAMIKDIIESAYDHGADMIVTPCPVCQMNTEVYQDQINKTYGTKFKMPVVYYSTLMSVAYGKSHKEAALDGQIIKATKLEQKVK; this is encoded by the coding sequence ATGGCTAAAAAGGAATACTCGTTTTATCCCGGTTGCTCTTCTCAGAAGGGTGCTTCATCGTCCAATTACGATACATCCATAAAGACGATGTGTGATGTCCTGGATATTCAGTTAAACGAAATTCAGGATTGGAACTGTTGTTCTGCTTCCATCGGTTACGGTGAGGGTGGGGAATTACCCCGCCTGGCTTTGAGCGCACGTAATTTGGCTCTGTCCGAGCAACAAAATGCCGGGCAAGACATCGTCGCGACCTGCGCCGCCTGCTGGCTGGCCACGCGTGAAACCCGCGAACGCCTGTTGGAAGATGAACATTTGATGAAAGAAACCAACGAAGCCCTGGCTGCCGGCGGTTTGAATGTGGCCGCTTCTCAGAACGTTCGTCACATGGTAGAGGTTCTAATTGAAGACTTCGGCTATGAACAACTGGGTTCCAAAGTGACCAACCCTCTGGAAGGCTTGAAAATAGCCGGTTATGTTGGGTGCCAGACTAATCGTCCTTTTGGGATTGATGGCGAGTCTTACGAAAACCCCATGTATCTGGACAAGCTGGTTGAAACTATGGGGGCCGAGCCTTTAAGCAAGTATGAAAAAAAGGTTCAGTGTTGCGGCGGTGCTTTGGCATTTTCCGAACCGGAAAAAAGCCAGGCCATGATTAAGGATATTATCGAATCTGCCTACGATCATGGGGCCGACATGATCGTAACGCCCTGTCCCGTTTGTCAAATGAATACGGAAGTTTATCAAGACCAAATCAACAAAACGTATGGCACGAAGTTTAAAATGCCTGTCGTGTATTACAGCACCCTAATGAGTGTTGCCTATGGTAAGAGTCACAAGGAAGCCGCTTTGGATGGTCAAATCATCAAAGCCACGAAATTGGAACAAAAAGTTAAATAG
- a CDS encoding GGDEF domain-containing protein, translating to MKKMPYLTQADTRIFKTEPRFQALFVVTSLIGVFLISIAVFRASQELEILHGVETTSRLFSEVLGQEKIARTIQGEAVPLFPASDRYQVYRVIGNRILPLGRARSLPEYLPNTLTGLEYSRFSPDGGYFEWEGQVYSWALVRGATNGNYLLVLHPFVSAGYAATLYAYKQRLVVPFLFYLWLMAWVTVIFRRICRELRGVQDEMQQMALYDALTGLPNRRLMTDRMEKMIQQCEREGSTFACALIDLNGFKAVNDRLGHASGDEVLRQVSQRLRSLVREMDTVARLGGDEFIVLLQGIDEASLHTAFARVQTVLDKPYQLDLSTQTLGASIGVCIYSRQHSTVQSLIHHADLAMYEAKQNGGGTYFSKSSQMDVVTSGTRKCNAVI from the coding sequence ATGAAAAAAATGCCGTATTTAACCCAAGCAGATACTCGTATTTTTAAGACAGAACCCCGGTTTCAGGCACTTTTTGTGGTGACTTCCTTGATTGGGGTGTTTTTGATTTCTATAGCCGTTTTTCGGGCGTCGCAGGAATTGGAGATTCTACACGGGGTTGAAACGACCAGTCGTTTATTCAGTGAAGTGTTAGGGCAAGAGAAAATTGCCCGTACCATCCAGGGGGAAGCGGTGCCGCTTTTCCCGGCTTCCGATCGCTATCAGGTGTATCGTGTCATCGGGAATCGGATATTGCCTCTGGGCAGAGCTCGGAGTCTACCTGAATATTTACCCAATACTTTGACTGGATTGGAATACAGTCGCTTTAGCCCCGACGGTGGGTATTTTGAGTGGGAAGGCCAGGTCTATAGTTGGGCCTTGGTGAGAGGCGCTACCAACGGAAATTATTTGTTGGTTTTACATCCGTTTGTCAGTGCCGGTTATGCCGCGACGCTGTATGCCTATAAACAGCGATTAGTGGTGCCGTTCTTGTTCTACCTTTGGTTGATGGCTTGGGTGACAGTTATATTTCGGCGCATTTGCCGGGAATTGCGTGGCGTACAGGACGAGATGCAACAAATGGCCTTATATGATGCCTTAACCGGGTTGCCAAACCGCCGTTTGATGACTGATCGCATGGAGAAAATGATTCAGCAATGTGAGCGTGAGGGGAGTACCTTTGCCTGCGCCTTGATCGATTTAAATGGATTCAAAGCGGTAAATGACCGTTTGGGACATGCCAGTGGTGATGAGGTGTTGCGTCAGGTGAGCCAACGATTACGATCTTTGGTGCGAGAGATGGATACGGTGGCGCGACTGGGTGGCGATGAGTTTATCGTGTTATTGCAGGGTATTGATGAAGCATCACTGCATACTGCGTTTGCTCGTGTACAGACGGTTTTGGACAAGCCTTATCAGTTGGATCTGTCTACTCAAACCTTGGGCGCCAGCATAGGTGTTTGCATATATTCCCGGCAACATAGTACCGTGCAGAGTCTCATCCATCATGCGGATCTGGCAATGTATGAGGCCAAGCAAAATGGTGGCGGAACCTATTTTTCGAAATCCAGTCAAATGGATGTAGTCACATCCGGTACCCGGAAATGTAATGCGGTGATATGA
- a CDS encoding DUF2892 domain-containing protein yields the protein MIKFRRNMNSLDRLFRATVGATLLAIGPVFQLLTNDMLSLAILGVIGSVAVLSAVFSYCFLYEVTGFSTRSENL from the coding sequence ATGATTAAATTTCGTCGTAACATGAACAGTTTGGATCGACTATTTAGAGCTACCGTTGGGGCTACACTGTTAGCCATAGGCCCGGTATTTCAACTGCTGACCAACGATATGCTGTCCCTGGCTATTCTTGGTGTCATAGGTAGTGTAGCAGTGCTGTCAGCCGTGTTTTCCTACTGCTTTCTTTACGAAGTCACTGGATTCAGCACTCGCAGTGAAAACTTATAG
- a CDS encoding methyl-accepting chemotaxis protein — MLIKTKLWTSLGLLVFFVLASGGAGIIGVSKVVSVMEYVTGPAWKTADGAMEGSIHTGLEIVAVNNALLQMRNLNVNDVDAVLNLDVHKNSADKAFDRLMSAGLMNSNQILRLKQHMDIFNQSQREVIQLLREFVTADRKLYVDFTAFNGFLTQLEELGDSYVEVLENNPNQRLSWNSGLSQRWIAADSAMESQINFLAIYFAYETLLRTSGTELSSSEVDKRITQYRKTAKLVSVAKLFVQEKHRSGKTLAQEFSQRSDAVVGGFQTAVSTYIRLQRRYAGYLHTTRELIDFLAKVESDADAKVENVVAETGYVTRAAFSLIVVVVLVSVAVALLIATVVVRIVNSLEHMKQTALRIASGSLQESGHGDHSADETGQSLAAMMQLNDRMADVIGNILDSISEVNQAAIHVNTSSKQLNHSALKQAHSLEEISTSLKLISESVGINSDNATRTQSIAAAVSEKTQKGGRAVQDTVDAMQSIAERVSLIEDIAYKTNLLALNAAIESARAGDHGRGFSVVAEEVRKLAERSQQSAHEIGELAQNSVAVAEVAGGLIREVVPGIVETAELVSQISSASQEQARDVTAVSHSIHQLDRAAKMGAVSSEELEVTARQMLAQVQRVRQALAFFSVGKVGKNAGSV, encoded by the coding sequence ATGTTGATAAAAACCAAACTATGGACCAGTCTGGGCTTGTTGGTATTTTTTGTATTGGCCAGCGGTGGCGCTGGAATTATTGGGGTTTCCAAGGTGGTTTCTGTTATGGAATACGTGACCGGACCGGCTTGGAAAACCGCGGATGGAGCTATGGAAGGGAGTATTCATACCGGTTTGGAAATAGTCGCTGTAAATAACGCACTTTTGCAAATGCGCAATTTGAATGTAAATGATGTAGACGCGGTTTTAAACCTTGATGTGCATAAAAACAGCGCGGATAAAGCGTTTGATCGCTTGATGTCCGCAGGATTGATGAACTCCAACCAAATACTTCGCCTTAAGCAACATATGGATATTTTCAACCAATCACAACGCGAAGTGATTCAGTTGTTGCGAGAGTTTGTGACAGCTGATCGGAAATTGTACGTGGATTTTACCGCATTTAACGGATTTTTGACTCAATTGGAAGAATTGGGAGATTCCTACGTTGAAGTTTTGGAAAATAATCCGAATCAACGTCTCAGTTGGAACTCCGGTTTGTCCCAGCGGTGGATTGCTGCGGATTCCGCCATGGAATCACAGATTAATTTTTTAGCTATCTATTTTGCCTATGAAACTTTGTTGCGGACTTCAGGAACGGAGTTGAGCTCCAGTGAGGTCGATAAACGTATCACCCAGTATCGCAAAACCGCAAAGTTGGTAAGTGTGGCCAAACTGTTTGTTCAGGAAAAGCACCGTTCCGGAAAGACCCTGGCGCAGGAGTTTTCACAGCGCTCGGATGCGGTAGTGGGGGGCTTTCAAACTGCGGTTTCCACGTACATACGTTTGCAGCGCAGGTACGCAGGCTATTTACACACGACCCGGGAGCTCATCGACTTCTTAGCTAAAGTGGAGTCCGATGCCGATGCTAAGGTGGAAAATGTTGTTGCTGAAACAGGATACGTGACCCGTGCGGCTTTCTCCCTCATTGTTGTTGTGGTTCTGGTCAGTGTGGCGGTGGCTCTACTGATTGCCACCGTTGTCGTTCGCATTGTCAATTCGCTGGAACATATGAAACAAACCGCCTTACGCATTGCGAGCGGGAGCCTGCAGGAGTCGGGACACGGTGATCACAGCGCCGATGAAACCGGACAAAGTCTTGCAGCCATGATGCAGTTGAACGATCGCATGGCCGATGTTATTGGCAATATTCTGGACTCTATCAGTGAGGTGAATCAGGCGGCGATTCATGTGAACACGTCTTCCAAACAATTGAATCACTCGGCCTTAAAGCAGGCGCATTCCCTGGAGGAAATAAGTACCTCCTTAAAGTTGATTTCTGAGTCTGTGGGAATCAATTCTGACAATGCAACAAGAACCCAAAGCATTGCTGCGGCAGTTTCAGAGAAAACACAAAAAGGCGGGAGGGCAGTGCAGGATACCGTGGATGCAATGCAAAGCATTGCGGAAAGGGTGTCGTTGATCGAAGATATTGCCTACAAAACCAATTTGCTCGCACTCAATGCCGCCATTGAATCCGCCAGAGCGGGTGATCATGGTCGAGGTTTTTCTGTAGTCGCAGAAGAGGTGCGCAAACTGGCCGAACGCAGTCAACAGTCGGCTCATGAAATTGGTGAATTGGCGCAAAATAGTGTTGCAGTCGCCGAGGTGGCCGGTGGTTTGATTCGGGAGGTAGTCCCAGGGATTGTGGAAACAGCGGAATTGGTGAGTCAAATTTCGAGCGCTTCGCAGGAGCAGGCCCGGGATGTGACCGCTGTCAGTCATTCTATCCACCAGTTAGACAGAGCGGCAAAAATGGGGGCTGTCTCTTCCGAGGAATTAGAGGTTACTGCGAGGCAAATGTTAGCTCAGGTTCAACGGGTTCGTCAGGCATTGGCTTTCTTTTCTGTAGGGAAGGTTGGAAAGAATGCCGGTAGTGTCTAA
- a CDS encoding EAL domain-containing protein, with amino-acid sequence MKVETDSPIEFNNDVNNILVVDDDPVISALVSSLLGLYGIRVHGASCLKEAYHACQVCPPDLILLDYALPDGSGLEFIETLRAKDEPLPPIIMLTWRNDNTIIERCLDKGVTDFIPKPVNPQLLSQRVIYTLRASINERELHTKRKQLVEIQKIAGIAYWEFDPVKRTVFCTEELFELLNRKEQDLDISPEEFLALIHPGDRDFFSSLFSQTLHPDLTFQLEHRMLGESDETVYVQEHGEVVNADNRHLKLTCTVQNISDKVEYDLQLHQQLSFDELTKLPKLRLLIHQLNELIIAKKTEQLGVICIGIDRFKQINDSFGYDKGNKLLLQLSDRLNQCGAKLIGRISGDIFILVTPSTKAENEIQYFIDNLTQQLHKTFTLDQHEIYLTFSLGTAFYPKQHGNGDMLIQYAESAMFVAKAKGGNRQTRYQKSSINIASERLATLTELRKAIGRENFTLYYQPQVSVSNRSLQGMEALIRWQHPEKGLIPPDQFIPLAEETGLIVPIGRWALRTAANQVSQWIAAGYGKLKVGVNLSAQQFEDAALIKDVEKVLADTGIPPGCLDLELTESCVMSDIGRTINILSAFREMGVQTSMDDFGTGYSSLSSLKHMPLQTLKIDRSFIWDIQPNGENGEIAKLIIALCHTLNMNVIAEGVETQEQMNFLVQHNCNEAQGFYISRPLPEIVFEKKFLNPHNNRYRSAS; translated from the coding sequence ATGAAAGTCGAGACCGACAGCCCAATCGAATTTAACAACGATGTTAACAATATACTCGTCGTAGACGACGACCCTGTCATTTCTGCTCTCGTATCCAGCCTACTGGGCTTATACGGCATTAGAGTGCATGGAGCGAGCTGTTTAAAGGAAGCCTACCATGCCTGCCAAGTCTGTCCACCCGATTTGATTTTGTTAGACTACGCATTGCCGGATGGCAGCGGGCTCGAGTTTATAGAAACACTGAGGGCGAAAGACGAACCGCTCCCGCCGATAATCATGCTGACCTGGCGCAATGACAATACCATTATCGAACGCTGTCTCGACAAAGGTGTCACAGATTTCATACCCAAGCCCGTCAACCCCCAGTTATTGTCACAAAGAGTTATATACACACTACGCGCATCCATAAACGAACGAGAACTCCATACAAAACGCAAGCAGTTGGTAGAAATCCAAAAAATAGCCGGTATAGCCTATTGGGAATTTGACCCGGTGAAGCGCACTGTATTTTGTACCGAAGAACTGTTTGAGCTACTAAACCGCAAGGAACAAGACCTGGATATAAGCCCGGAGGAGTTCCTTGCGCTTATTCATCCCGGCGACAGAGACTTTTTTTCCAGTCTGTTTTCACAAACGCTGCATCCGGATTTAACCTTTCAACTGGAACACCGCATGCTGGGAGAATCGGATGAAACGGTTTATGTGCAAGAGCATGGCGAGGTGGTGAACGCGGACAATCGACACCTGAAACTCACATGCACGGTCCAAAATATCAGTGACAAAGTAGAGTACGACCTGCAACTGCATCAACAGCTCAGTTTCGACGAGCTGACCAAACTTCCTAAACTCCGTTTACTCATACATCAACTCAACGAACTTATTATTGCCAAGAAAACTGAACAACTCGGTGTCATCTGTATAGGGATCGACCGTTTTAAACAAATCAATGATTCTTTTGGTTATGACAAAGGCAACAAGCTTCTGCTTCAACTAAGTGATCGACTAAACCAGTGCGGCGCAAAACTTATCGGTCGCATCAGCGGGGATATTTTCATTCTAGTCACTCCGTCAACCAAAGCAGAAAATGAAATTCAATATTTTATAGACAATCTCACACAACAACTGCACAAAACTTTCACGCTTGACCAACACGAAATCTATCTTACGTTCAGTCTGGGCACTGCCTTTTACCCCAAACAGCACGGCAATGGCGACATGCTGATTCAATACGCTGAATCCGCCATGTTTGTTGCAAAAGCGAAAGGTGGTAATCGACAAACCAGATACCAAAAAAGCTCTATTAACATCGCTTCTGAAAGACTGGCCACACTAACAGAACTGCGCAAAGCCATTGGCCGAGAAAACTTCACCTTGTATTACCAACCTCAGGTATCTGTTAGCAACCGCAGCCTTCAAGGAATGGAGGCCTTAATCCGTTGGCAGCACCCTGAAAAAGGACTGATCCCTCCGGACCAGTTTATACCTCTTGCTGAGGAAACCGGGCTGATCGTACCAATTGGTCGCTGGGCCTTGAGAACTGCCGCAAACCAGGTAAGCCAATGGATCGCCGCCGGTTACGGTAAATTGAAAGTAGGTGTAAACCTTTCTGCACAGCAATTTGAAGATGCCGCATTGATTAAGGATGTGGAAAAGGTACTTGCCGATACGGGCATCCCCCCGGGCTGCCTGGACCTGGAACTCACCGAATCCTGCGTCATGAGCGATATAGGACGAACGATCAATATTCTGTCCGCATTTCGGGAAATGGGGGTACAAACCTCTATGGACGATTTTGGCACCGGGTATTCGTCTCTCAGTTCCCTAAAACACATGCCCTTACAAACGCTAAAAATTGACCGCTCCTTCATCTGGGATATACAACCCAATGGTGAAAACGGTGAAATAGCCAAACTGATTATTGCTTTATGCCACACCCTGAATATGAATGTAATCGCAGAAGGCGTTGAAACCCAGGAACAGATGAATTTTTTGGTGCAGCATAATTGCAATGAGGCGCAGGGGTTTTATATCAGCAGGCCCTTACCCGAGATCGTTTTCGAGAAAAAGTTTTTAAACCCACACAACAACAGATATCGCAGTGCGTCTTAG
- a CDS encoding 1-acyl-sn-glycerol-3-phosphate acyltransferase codes for MVNVFYRELEISGLENLPQSGAVILCANHANALADALIVQTITTKTVHPIARSGLFKNPVLKPVLNLIQAVPVYRQQDGEGDMNHNLDMFARCHDMLEIGEWLLIFPEGQSHSDPKLRTLKTGIARLAEGALQRNIEPLIVPIGLNFSDKGRFRSRVLIKINPPLAAQQELDRIGPDPERIRLFTHKIQTELEAVTLNADSEGDFEFIQWLERFFAMRHGKYRRRSMELRFKALKKIAQAQEHLREHCPNKVVQLKRQLAQFERLCQHWGIRDYTLTFDYRLGNVSRFILRSIAVIVLVLPLAAWGILNSIAPFILTRAIARAVSKGRDQYDTAKMVLGLFFFWIFWGTQTALVFYYYEIGAALLYAASLPISAALALFYRKERRRIWENLRVFALFVRKRKLRRYLEAKRKHIEAELAQLVRIAKKTTL; via the coding sequence ATGGTGAACGTTTTCTACCGCGAACTGGAGATTTCCGGTCTGGAAAACTTACCCCAAAGTGGTGCCGTGATCCTATGTGCAAACCACGCCAATGCCCTGGCGGATGCTCTGATAGTACAAACGATAACCACGAAAACTGTACACCCCATTGCCCGTAGCGGTCTGTTTAAAAATCCTGTATTGAAACCGGTTCTCAATTTGATTCAGGCCGTTCCTGTATACCGACAACAGGACGGCGAAGGCGACATGAACCACAATCTGGATATGTTCGCTCGCTGTCATGACATGCTGGAGATTGGCGAGTGGCTATTAATCTTTCCTGAGGGGCAAAGCCATTCAGATCCCAAACTGAGAACCTTGAAAACCGGCATAGCCCGTCTGGCTGAAGGCGCTTTACAGCGCAACATCGAACCCCTCATTGTCCCCATCGGTTTGAATTTTTCCGATAAAGGTCGTTTTCGCAGCCGTGTACTCATCAAAATCAACCCACCCTTGGCCGCCCAACAGGAACTGGACCGCATCGGCCCAGACCCGGAACGGATTCGGTTATTTACCCACAAAATTCAAACCGAACTGGAAGCGGTCACCCTCAATGCAGACAGCGAAGGTGACTTTGAATTTATCCAGTGGTTGGAGCGTTTTTTTGCCATGCGCCACGGCAAGTACAGACGTCGAAGTATGGAGTTGCGATTCAAGGCGTTGAAAAAAATCGCTCAAGCACAAGAACACTTGCGGGAGCATTGTCCCAACAAAGTGGTACAGCTCAAACGCCAACTGGCGCAATTTGAGCGCCTATGCCAACATTGGGGAATCCGCGACTATACACTGACCTTTGACTACCGGCTGGGCAACGTGAGTCGCTTCATTCTACGCAGCATCGCGGTTATTGTCTTGGTTTTGCCCTTGGCCGCCTGGGGTATTCTGAACTCTATTGCCCCGTTTATATTAACACGGGCCATTGCCCGCGCCGTATCGAAAGGTCGCGACCAATACGACACTGCGAAAATGGTCCTGGGATTATTCTTTTTCTGGATATTTTGGGGCACTCAAACCGCACTTGTATTCTATTATTATGAAATCGGGGCGGCATTGCTCTATGCCGCCAGCCTGCCTATCAGTGCAGCCCTGGCGCTGTTTTATCGTAAAGAACGACGCCGTATTTGGGAAAACCTGCGGGTGTTCGCCCTATTTGTCCGCAAGCGTAAACTCAGGCGTTATCTGGAAGCCAAACGCAAGCATATCGAAGCAGAACTGGCGCAGCTGGTGCGCATAGCCAAAAAAACGACTTTGTAG
- a CDS encoding EAL domain-containing protein: MKLPFSRVILAFSALILTVSAVYISRQTVDWEQHEHSLGNLRNIQLKDSQINQEVLKIRFAAYSDYDKVSQIATDLRTHAKSLEQVSDSLAPMSRALSQNLMKKIQLLEQFKSANALLKNALISLPTLMENTKPHLRFLRGYQKISSRLDKLAHVTLLNSQLSGTLAADINTELDAIATWQVNKPKTTAPYINKVVRHIEFISEKQTEVGNIINNMLQLPIADITKSMQQIHLDRHEARLADTNASRILLYVLSLALLTYTVLVLFKLKRNSQELNEEKDRALVTLQSIGDGVITTDAFGNVRFLNPIAEELTGWTTAEAQQEKLNNIFKIQDEQTKTPIEGLVDQCISENRQVSSTESSILISRDGKTTPIEESVAPIRGSDEQLLGAIIVFRDVSRTRDLSRKLAFQASHDALTGVINRRAFDRKLKYAISSAKRNGRHHSLFYLDLDQFKIVNDTCGHDAGDHLLIKVTSLLQQKLRNVDTLARLGGDEFGILLENSNLDYALNFAKELLYEFKNFRFNWQGISFQLGTSIGIVQIHKGTESIVSLLSAADMACYVAKDMGRNRFHVFHNKDKELMRKHGEMQWVSRLTQAFKEGRFVLYRQAVVPLRNQLSNTQRHYELLIRLRDDTDELILPSSFIPAAERYNIMPILDRWVIRTAFEQCFQFSSNDRYAINLSGTSLNSGTLLEYITKELRRTPVIPDNVCFEITETAAIENLEKAAKLIKELKQLGFKFALDDFGKGLSSYSYLSNLPVDYLKIDGEFVSNLTDNPVNCEIIKSVNHIGHLLGMKTIAECVENEKTSNKLAAMGVDFAQGHKFGLPEPIFVNWALAESSSIINVN, encoded by the coding sequence GTGAAATTACCGTTTTCACGAGTCATACTTGCGTTTTCGGCATTGATACTGACTGTCAGCGCGGTCTATATCAGTCGGCAGACGGTGGACTGGGAGCAGCATGAACATTCTCTGGGAAATTTGCGCAATATCCAGCTCAAGGATTCGCAGATCAACCAGGAAGTGCTCAAGATCCGCTTTGCGGCCTACTCCGATTATGACAAAGTGTCACAAATAGCTACCGATCTGCGCACCCACGCCAAGTCCCTTGAGCAGGTTTCCGATTCTCTGGCCCCCATGAGCCGGGCTCTAAGCCAAAACCTGATGAAAAAAATCCAACTTTTGGAACAATTCAAGTCAGCCAATGCTTTGTTGAAAAACGCTTTGATCAGTCTTCCTACGCTAATGGAAAACACCAAACCGCATTTGCGATTCTTAAGAGGTTACCAAAAAATCAGTAGCCGTCTGGACAAATTAGCCCACGTCACCTTACTCAACAGCCAACTTTCCGGCACTTTAGCAGCAGACATAAATACAGAATTGGACGCGATCGCCACCTGGCAAGTCAACAAGCCAAAAACCACCGCCCCTTACATTAACAAAGTCGTGCGACACATAGAATTTATCAGCGAAAAACAAACCGAGGTAGGCAACATCATTAATAACATGCTGCAATTACCCATCGCGGATATCACCAAATCCATGCAGCAAATCCATTTGGATCGTCACGAAGCAAGGCTCGCGGACACCAATGCCAGCCGGATTTTACTCTACGTGTTATCCCTTGCCTTGCTCACGTACACTGTCCTGGTGTTATTCAAACTCAAACGCAATAGCCAGGAACTAAACGAAGAAAAAGATCGGGCATTGGTTACCCTGCAATCCATCGGCGACGGAGTCATCACCACTGACGCCTTTGGTAATGTCCGTTTTTTAAACCCCATTGCCGAAGAACTCACGGGCTGGACCACAGCAGAAGCACAGCAAGAAAAACTCAACAATATTTTCAAAATTCAAGACGAGCAAACCAAGACCCCAATTGAGGGCTTGGTGGACCAATGCATCAGCGAAAATCGCCAAGTCAGCAGCACAGAATCCAGCATACTCATCAGTCGAGATGGCAAAACCACTCCAATTGAAGAAAGCGTGGCACCTATTCGAGGTAGTGACGAACAATTATTGGGTGCCATTATTGTGTTTCGTGACGTCAGCCGTACCCGCGATCTAAGCCGCAAATTGGCATTTCAAGCCAGTCACGATGCCCTCACCGGAGTGATTAATCGACGTGCGTTTGACCGTAAACTCAAATACGCGATCAGCAGCGCCAAGCGCAACGGCCGCCATCATTCCCTGTTTTACCTGGATTTGGACCAGTTTAAAATCGTCAATGACACCTGCGGTCACGATGCCGGCGACCACCTTTTAATCAAAGTCACTTCGCTGTTGCAGCAAAAATTACGCAATGTGGATACCTTGGCTCGGCTCGGGGGCGATGAGTTCGGCATATTGCTGGAAAATTCCAACCTGGACTATGCCTTGAATTTCGCCAAGGAACTGCTGTATGAATTCAAAAACTTTCGTTTTAATTGGCAAGGCATTAGCTTCCAGCTGGGCACCAGCATCGGCATAGTGCAGATTCACAAGGGAACCGAGAGCATAGTCAGTTTGCTCAGCGCCGCCGACATGGCCTGCTACGTAGCAAAAGACATGGGGCGTAACCGCTTCCATGTGTTTCACAATAAAGACAAGGAACTCATGCGCAAGCACGGTGAAATGCAGTGGGTGTCCCGACTCACCCAAGCATTCAAAGAAGGGCGTTTTGTCCTATATCGACAAGCAGTGGTGCCACTACGGAACCAATTGAGCAATACCCAACGCCATTATGAGTTACTTATCCGTCTGCGTGATGACACAGACGAACTGATATTACCCAGCAGCTTCATACCCGCTGCCGAACGATACAATATCATGCCTATACTGGATCGCTGGGTGATCCGAACTGCATTTGAACAGTGTTTTCAGTTCTCCAGCAACGATCGTTACGCCATCAACCTGTCCGGCACTTCGCTGAACAGCGGTACTTTACTGGAATATATAACCAAGGAACTGCGACGTACACCCGTGATCCCGGATAATGTCTGCTTTGAAATCACGGAGACGGCTGCCATCGAAAATCTGGAAAAAGCCGCCAAGCTCATCAAAGAACTCAAACAACTGGGATTTAAGTTTGCTCTGGATGATTTTGGCAAAGGCCTGAGTTCCTACTCTTACCTTAGCAACCTGCCCGTGGACTATTTAAAAATAGACGGAGAATTCGTCAGCAATCTAACAGACAACCCCGTCAACTGCGAAATCATTAAATCCGTTAACCACATTGGGCATTTGTTGGGCATGAAAACCATTGCTGAGTGTGTAGAAAACGAGAAAACCTCCAACAAACTGGCGGCCATGGGCGTAGATTTCGCTCAAGGCCATAAATTCGGTCTGCCGGAACCCATTTTTGTTAACTGGGCTTTGGCAGAATCCTCTTCGATTATCAACGTCAATTAG